TGACGCCGGTGGCGATCAGCACCACGGCGGCCACGGCGCCGAAATCAGCCCATTGTGTCCGCTTGCCCCAGCCTGGAGTGTGGATCTGCATGTGGTCCTGCATTGCCCGTTCCTCGCGGGCGATGCGCGCCATGGTGGCATCGACGAGAAGCGGATCGGGCTCCGAGACGGGATAGACCTCGAGTTTTCGAAGCAGGAACAACGCCGCGGCTTGCCGCCGGGCCTCCGGAGAATCGTCGTCCGAGCGATGGGACTCAGGGGCGTCCACCAGTCCAGCCTCAAGCAGAGCGTCGACGGCCCGCTGATCTTCGGGCGAGAGATGGTTGTCTTCGTAACGCTTTCGGTTCATGAGTGGCTCTCTCGGGTTTCATGGGTGGCGCGCGCCCAACGATCGGCGAAGTGGGCGACGGCGGAATGCAGCCGGCTCTTGACCGTGCCGAGGGGAATGCCCAGCGTCTCGGAAATGTGCTGGTAGCTGAAGCGCTGAAAGTACGCCATCAGCAGGATCTCGCGGTGCAACTCGGGGAGGGAATCCACGACCTGCTTCACCTGCCGGGATTCCTCCTGGCGAGTGATCGACGCTCCGGGCAGGGGATCTGCGGAGGAGACGACATCGAGCAACGTGAATTCGTTCTCGCCATGGCCCATCGGCTTGTCCAGGCTGATGGTGGCGCGGCGCCGATGGTGCCGGTACCAGTCGCGCGCCTTGTTCGAGGCGATGGTGTAGAGCCACGGCCGCAGCCTGCGTGTCACGTCAAAACTCGC
This portion of the Planctomycetota bacterium genome encodes:
- a CDS encoding RNA polymerase sigma factor; its protein translation is MANDCTISRVELEGEEPTDESLMIAHQAGDQAAFPTLVSRYRSELHRYLQRFLGSSAAADDVFQETFLQIHLSAASFDVTRRLRPWLYTIASNKARDWYRHHRRRATISLDKPMGHGENEFTLLDVVSSADPLPGASITRQEESRQVKQVVDSLPELHREILLMAYFQRFSYQHISETLGIPLGTVKSRLHSAVAHFADRWARATHETRESHS